Genomic window (Thermoplasmatales archaeon):
ATTTAAATGATAAAGGATATAACTTTATGGGAAGCGTAAAGGATTTGAGAATTATTGAAGAAGCAAAAGAAAAGCCTGGGATTGCTGAATTCATATTTTCAGACCGCTATTCAGTTTTTGATTGGGGTGAAATGCCAGATTTAATAGAAAATAAGGGCAAGTCACTCTGCTTAATTGGAGCATATTTTTTTGAAAAAATGAATAAAAATGGAATAAAAAATCATTATGTTGGAGTTGTTGAGGATGAAAAAATAAAAAGTATAAAAGAAATTAAAGAAGCAACAAACAGGATGAGAATAAAAATTTTAAGAGTTATTAAGCCAAGAATATGCGGGAAAGAATATGATTATTCAGTTTATTCAAAAGAAAAATCAAATTTTCTTATACCTGTTGAAGTAATATACAGAAATTTTATAGCAGAAGGCTCAAGTTTTCTTAAGAGGTTGAGGGAAGGAAAAATAAATCTTGCTGAATATGGTTTAAAAAAAGTGGAGGCAAATCAAAAGCTTGATCAGCCAATATATGAATTTTCTACAAAGCTTGAAGAAATTGATAGATATATAAGCAGGGAAGAAGTAAAAAGAATTGCTATGTTAAGCAATGAAGAAATAGAGGAAATTATAGAAATTTCAGAAAAAATAAATGGGATGATAAGCAGGGAAGTGGAAAAAACTGGAGCAAGAAATGAAGATGGAAAAATTGAATTCGGTTTTGATGAAGAAAGAAATATTATTGTTGTTGATGTTGTTGGCACACCAGATGAATGCAGATTTACAATAAATGGCATACCGATAAGCAAGGAAATTGCAAGAATTTATTATAGAAAAACAGAATGGTATAAAGAAATAGAGGAAGCAAAGAAAATTGATGCAATAGATTGGAGGCGAAAGGTCACTCAGCCGCCGTTCCTGCCTCCCATACTCAGGGAAAGCATTTCGTCGATTTATCAATCTTTATGCAATGAAATAACAGGGAGAAGATTTTTTAAAGTGAAGTCATTTGGAGAGATAATAGCTGAAATTAAGGAGCTTTTAAATGAAGGATAAAAATATAGTTTTGATTATAACATGTTTTTCATCTTTTCTTGTTCCATTTACAAGTTCATCAATTAACATAGCCCTTCCCTCTATAGGAAGAGATTTTGGCGTTGATTCAATTTTTCTTGGATGGATTACAACATCCTATATACTGGCGACAGCTGTCCTTCTTTTGCCATTTGGCAAAATTGGAGATATTTATGGAAGAATTAAAATTTTTTTATACGGGATAATAATTTTTGCAGTTGCATCTTTTCTATCAATGATTTCCTTTTTGCCATATCTTTTTTTAATTTTAAGAATAATTCATGCAATAGGAAGTGCAATGATTTTCTCAAATGGAATCGCAATTTTATCTTCATTTTTTAGGGAAGAAAGAGGGAAAGCACTTGGCATAAATGCGTCATTTACCTATGCGGGACTTTCAAGCGGCCCATTTATAGGGGGATTTTTAACAAGTTATTTTGGATGGAGAAGCATATTTCTCCTCATGATTTTCATTTGTATTTTAATAATTTTTTTCCTCAGCAGATTTAAATATGAATTTTCTGGTAATTATGAGAAATTTGATTATTTTGGCTCATTTCTCTCAGGAGCATCTATAATCTCTATTATATGCGCCCTTTCAATAATTGATTCAATAAGAGGAATAATAATTGCAATTTTCTCTTTTTTACTTTTTATATTTTTCATTTTTTGGGAGAGCAAGATGAAAAATCCATTGATAAACCCTTCAATTTTTGGAAAAAATATTGTATTTGTTTTTTCAAATTTAACGGCATTAATTCATTATACTGCCACAGCATCATTAACATTTTTTATGAGCCTTTATCTTCAAAATATAAAAAACTATTCAGCGAGCTTTGCTGGATTAGTTCTTGTGTCTCAGCCGATTTTTCAGGCAATTTTTTCTCCAACTGCTGGAAAATTATCTGATAGAATAGATGCAAAAATAATTGCATCATTGGGTATAGGATTAACTGCTCTTGGCATTTTTTTACTAGCTTTATATATCAGAAATGATCCAGGTTTAATAATAATAGTTGTAATTCTCTCATTAATAGGATTTGGTTTTGCATTTTTTTCTTCTCCAAATACAAATGCAATAATGGCAAGTGTTGAAGGAAAAGAATATGGAATTGCATCTGCTACACTTGCTACAATGCGCACGATTGGTCAATCCGCAAGCATGGGAATTGCAATATTGCTCACAAAAAATTATTCTTTTGTTGATGCAATGGAAAAAGCATTCATAATTTCAGCGATTTTATGCATCATTGGAATATTCACATCAATTGCAAGAGGTAGAAATAATTATAAATAATTTAAATAATTAATGGGAAGATGAAAAATAGAAAAAAGGAGCACCTTGAAATAGTAATGGAAAAGGATGTCATGCATTCTTATAACTATTGGGATGATTTCATGCTGATTCATGATGCATTACCTGAGATAAATATTGATGAAATAGATCTTTCAACAGAAATTTTCGGAAAAAAGCTTTCAATGCCGATAATAATTGCAGGAATGACGGGTGGCTTCGAGGAGGCGAAGGAAATAAATAGAAAAATAGCGATGGTTGCGGAAAAATTTGGCGTTGGCATGGGCGTCGGCTCGCAGAGGGCGGGGCTTGAAAACAGGGAAGTTGTTGAAAGCTACAGTGTGGTGAAAAATTATCGTGTGCCTTTGAGAATTGCAAATGTTGGAGCTCCTCAACTGCTTGAATGGAATAATGTAATAGAGAAAGCGAATGAGGCTATAGAGATGATAGATGCGGATGTGCTTGCAATACATTTGAATTTTTTGCAGGAAGTTATTCAACCAGAAGGAGATAGAAATGCAAAGGGATGCGTTAGGATGATAAAGGAAGTTTCTTCCTCAGTTGATAAGCCAGTTATTGTTAAGGAAACAGGGGCTGGAATAAGCAGGAAGGTTGTTGAGAAATTACTAGATACTGATATAGTTGGAATAGATATTGGAGGGGCTGGAGGAACATCTTTTTCAGCTGTTGAAAGCTATAGGGCAAAAAAAATCAGAAACAGGATACAGGAGGAGATAGGGAAAATATTCTGGGACTGGGGAATTCCCGCTCCTTATTGCTTGATTGAAATAGCGGAGATATGCAAAAATGCTGGAATTGAAATAGTTGCTACTGGAGGAATAAGGCATGGACTTGATGTCGCAAAATCAATAGCACTTGGCGCAGATTGTGCGGGTGTTGCAAGTGCTATTTTAAAAAGCAAATCAATGGACGAAAAAATGGAAATTTTTAAGAAATCTCTTCTTTTTTCAATGTTTCTTACGGGGTGCAAAAATATTAAGGAGCTTAGGGAGGTTGAGATATGGACTATTTAGAGGAAATAAGAGATGCTATTGATAAAGGAATAGAAAATTATCTCTATGAAATTGAGCCAAAAAATTTGTATAATGCGGTAAAGCATCTGCCCTTCGCGGGGGGGAAAAGATTGCGCCCGATAATTGCCTTTATTGCCTGCGAAGCGGTGGGTGGGGATGGAATGAATACAATTCCTTTTGGAGTTGCTCTTGAACTAATTCATACTTTTACCCTTATACATGATGATATAATGGATAAGGATGAGGAAAGGCGGGGCAAACCAACCGTTCATAAAATATTTGGAGAAAATACAGCAATTCTTGCGGGGGATGCTCTTTTTGCAAAATCTTTTGAAATAGCAAGCTATATAGAAAATGATAAAATTGCAAAGAGAATTTTAAGAAATCTTGCAATTATGGCAAAAGAAATATGCGAGGGACAGGATATGGATATGAGTTTTGAAAAAGAAGAATATGTTGATGAAAAAAAATTTCTTAAAATGATTGAAAAGAAAACAGCAAAAATGTTTGAACATGCGGCAATGGGAGGAGCAATCATTGGAATGGCTAAAGAAATAGATATAGAAGCATTAAGAAATTATGGTCTAAATCTTGGAATGGCATTTCAGATATGGGATGATTGTCTTGATGTAATTGGGAAAGACATAGGAAAGCCAGTTGGAAGTGATATAAGGAGGGGTAAGAAAACAATTCTTTATATATATGGATATAAAAAAGATAGGGAAAAATTGCTTAAAAATTATGGGAAGGAAAGCAATGAAGAAATTAAAAAAGTAATATCATTTTTTGAAGAAGTAGGGGCAATAGATTATGCAAAAAATATGGCTTTTGAATATGCAGAGAAGGCAAAAAAGGCGATAGAGAAAATTAAGGATAGCGAAGAAAAGAAGAAGTTAATTGAAATTGCTGAATTTGCGGTAAAAAGGGAAAAATGAAGATAGAGGATATTGCAAGAAAACATGCTTTAATAAATGCATTGAAATTTGGCAAAGCAGATTTAAAAGCAGTTATTGGGAAGGTAATTGCTGAAACTAATGCTGATGCAAAAGAAGTAATACCTGTTGTAAGGAGAGTTATTGAGGAAATAAATAAACTTAGTGTTGAAGAAATAAGAGAAGAATGCGAAAAAATTGGCATTGAGGAAATAAAAAAAGAGAAGGAAGAAAAAAAGCTTCCACCATTGCCATTTGCTAAGAAAGGGGAAGTTATTACCCGCTTTCCGCCAGAGCCAAATGGCTACCTCCATATTGGGCATGCGAAGGCAGCTCTTATTGATTATGAGTATGCTAGGATTTATGATGGGATATTTATTCTTCGCTTCGATGACACGAATCCTGTAAATGAAAGGAAGGAATTTTATGAAGCTCAGAAAGAAGATTTGAAATGGCTTGGGATAGAATGGGACAAAGAATACAGGACTTCTGATAATTTACCAAAGCACTATGAGTTGATTAAAAAAATGCTTGATGAGGGGAATGCATATGTATGCACATGCAGTGAAGAAAAAGTGAGGGAAAATAGGGCAAATGGAAGGGAATGTGAATGCAGAAATAAAAATTTTTCATGGGAAGATTTTAAGTTAATGGAGGAAGGAGAGGCAACTATAAGGTTAAAAGGAGATATGAAATCATTTAATACAGCAATGCGAGACCCAGTTTTATTCCGCATAATAGAGCATCCCCATCCAATTCATGGAAAAAGATTTAGGATATGGCCTACATATGATTTTTATGGAGCGGTTGAGGATTCTTTATCAGGAGTTACTCATCCTTTTAGAAGCAAGGAATATGAACTAAGGGATGAGGTATATTTCTACATACTTGATTGCTTGGGTTTAAGAAAGCCATATTTAATGGAATTTTCACGCCTTGAGATAAAGGGAATGCCTGTTTCAAAAAGAAAGATAAAACCACTGATAGAAAATAAAGTTGTTATGGGGTGGGATGACCCACGCCTGCCAACTCTTATTGGTTTAAAAAGGCGTGGCATACTGGCAGAGAGCATAAAAGAATTTGTTCTTTCTCAGGGAATATCAAAATCTGAGGCAATGGTTGTTTTTGAGAACATAGAGGCAATAAATAGAAAAAATTTGGATGCAAAAGCAAAAAGATATTTTTTTGTTCCAGAGCCAGTAAAACTTATTGTTGAAGATGGAATTGAAAAAGAAGTTGAGCTGAGAAATCATCCGTCCATCGATATGGGTAAAAGGAAAATATTTGTTGGCAAAGTATTTTATATTCCCAAGGAAGATGTTTTAAAAATAAAAGAAGGAAATTTAATAAGGCTAAAAGATTTGTATAATGTAAAAATAGAGAAAAAGAATTCATACCTGTATGGGAAATTTGCGGGAGAAAATATAATTGAAGGAGTGGAAAAAATACAATGGGTAGGCGAGGATAAGATAGAACTGAAAGTAATTGTTCCCCTTCTGCCATTTAAAAATGATGAATTTGATGAAAATAGCTTAAAAATAATTAATGGATATGCAGAAAAAAATGTGGAAAAGATTGAAGATGGAGAAATTGTTCAATTTGAAAGATTTGGATTTGTAAGGATTGAAAGGAGAGATGGAATAACTGGCATTTTTTCTCATAAATAATTATGCCTTCTTAAGATATATTTCAAATTCTGCTCTTTTTGCATCTTTAAGAATTATCTTTCCTCCATATCCTTCAACAATAATTTTTGAGAGATGCAAGCCCAAGCCGCTTCCCTTGCTTTCCTTCCCTTTTGCCCCAAGCTCAAATATTCTTTTTGCAACATCCTCGCTTATTCCCTTTCCATCATCTCTTATTCTTACAATATAGTAATCATTTTCTTCATCAATATCTATTTCAATATTCTTGCAGTTTGAATGAATTATTGAATTCTCTATGAAATTTGAGAATATATTTTCAAGCAATTCATCAGCGATAACAAAAGCCATCTTTTTCTTAAAAGAAATTTTTATTCCTTTTTCTTCAGCAATATTTTTATGAAATTCTATACTCCTTTCTATTGCATCATCCAAACTAATTTTTTTGAGTTCTCTTTCTCCAATTCTCCCTACTATGCTTAACTTGTAGAGAAGTTTTTGGGATTGCATAATGTTTTCATATGCTTTATCAAGCAAATTTTTCTGCTCTTCGCTTAAATCACTTTCTCCGAGCAATTCTAAACAACCAGCAGCTATCTGATTTCTATTTCCTATATCATGCCTTATGAGGGAGTTATACATATCAAGCAATCTTCTTGTTTCCTTCAGTTCAGTTATATCCTTTATTATCCCCTGATAATATATCTTATTATCTTTTTCAATTTTTATTGCAGAAACGAGGCAATCAATTATTTTTCCATCCTTCCTTTTCAATCTAACTTCATAATTTTTTAAAAACCCTCTTTTGGCAATTTCTTTCTTGAATTTTTCCCTATCCTCACTCTTTTCATAAATTTCATCAATATTTATCTTAAAAATTTCATCTCTACTATAGCCGAGAAGTTTTAATCCAGCATTATTTATATCAACAAATTTTCCTTCATAAGTAGAAATATAGATTGCATCCATTGATTCATCAAAAATTCCTCTATACTTTTCTTCAGATTCTTTAAGAGATTTGCTGTATATGCTCAATTCCTCCATCATTCTATTGAAATCTCTTGAAAGCGCTGATATTTCATCATTTCCACCTGTTTTTGCCCTTATATCAAGATTTCCCTTGCTTGCTTCCCTTGTAACATTTCTTAAATCCTCAAGCGATTTAGTTAAATTTTTTGAAAGAACAAGAGAAGTAATTATAACCGCCGCCAAAACACAAAAAAACATCCCCAAATATTCTCTTGTCCTAGCAGAAACAATTTGAGTAATGACTTTTTCCTGTAAGAGAAAAATCAGGGAGCCCTTCATTTCTTCAATTGGATGAGAGAAAGCATAGTATTTTTCACCATTCATTTCTATAATTTTCATTCCAGCTGATGAATTTTTTATAAAATCTCCAATTTCTTTAAGCCCACTTATGTTAAAAATATTCTCTTCCTCAAAAGTTTCATTCCATTTCCTACCCATCTCGCTATATTCAGGATGAACTAAAATATCGCCATCTTCTTCCACAAGAATTGCATATCCATATCCTGCAAAATTTATATCAAGTATATTGTCCCTTATATTCTCAAGTAGCAAATCCGCGCCAGCCACCCCGACAAATTCACCATTTACAAGCACTGGCGTAGAAATTGTTGTTGTTAATTTTCCAGTATTTGCATCTATATATAGAGGGCTCCATAATGTTGAATTATTTTCTTTTGCAGATATATACCATATTCTTTTCCTGTAATCAAACCTTTCACCTGTCTCATTAGATATCTCTTCTAGTTTTTTTGTAAAGTTGCTATCGCTTAAAAAGCATAAACCATTCTCCATTCCAAAATATACAAGAGTTATATTTTCATCTCTTTCCATTAATTCAAATGCCTGTTTTATAAATTCAAAATTTTTAATTTCCTCGCTATCATAACTTCCATTTACACTCCATATATAGGATAAGTTGTAATATTTTCCTTTCCCCCAGTTTTCCTCTATTAACTTAACTACATTTTCCAATTTATTTCTAAAATACTTAAAAATAAAATCATAAAATTCAGATTTTGATTCAACAAGAGTTGCTATGTTTTTTTCCGCTTGCGCCCTCATTTCTTGCCCACTTCTTTCAGAGAGGATATAGGGTAGTATTATAAGTGGTATAATTGAAATTGCAAGCATGATAATTGTTATCTTGTATCTAAATTTCACAGGAATATATCAGAAAAATATTAAAAACTTATTCATTTTTTCAGTATGAAATGGAAGAGCATAAAAAAAATTCTGCCTTTTTTTGGCTTAATTCTATTTTTTTACATTGTTTATGATGCTGGAATTAATGAAATTTTTGAAATTTTTAAAAAAGTTTCTCCTCTAGCTATTTTAATATCCTCAATCCTTTTTATTCCTCGCTTTTTTATAAGCACTTATAAATGGATGCTGATATGCAGGAAGCAGGCAATAGAAACAAGATATCTTTATTTAATTAAAATAAATCTTATAGGTCTTTTTTATGGAAGCGTAACACCTCTCTGGATAGGAGATTACATAAGGGCTCCTTATTTAATGGAAGAAAGCAAAAGACCCATTCATGCATGCATTATAAATGTTTTCATTGACCAGATTATTGAGTTAGCATCCCTCATTTTTTTAGCTCTTTTTAGCTCAATCCTTATTTACAGAAAATTTCCTTATTTCCTTCCCATATTTTTCTCAATTTCTTTAATAATTTTATTTCTTTATTTCATATTCAAGGAAAAAAGCAAAAAAATATTATCTTTTTTCAAATTTGTAATACCAGAGAAATTTTCCTCATGGATTTCTCCAGATTACATTTATAATTTTCCATCCATATCTTTTTTCCTTTTAACAATTTTTATAGAAATTTTAAGTTATTTAATCATGTTTCTCCAGATATATATAATTTCATTTTCCCTCAATATTTCGATTCCATTTCTTGATTTCGTTTTAATATATTCAGTTGCTTCATTAGTAGGAATAATTCCAGTAACCATTGCTGGGTTTGGAACAAGGGAAAGTGTTCTTATATACTTCTTTTCTTTTTATGGAATTGATAGCGCATCTGTAATAGCTCTTTCTTTAAGCGGGTATATAATAACAATACTTATTCCCGCTCTTTTTGGTGGAATTTTTTCAATCAGAAAAAATTTAAAAGTAGATTGATTTTTTATTATGAAAAAATTGGTTGCAATGCTTATAATTTTAACAATTTTTCCATTTAAATTTAAAAGCCATAGCATAAATAGCGATGAAGGAGATGAATGGCTAACCAATGCAAGAATTTTAACTCCATATTCCTACAATCTTTCATGGGAGGATGCAATTAAAAAAGCTGTTGAAAACAATGCAAATGTTATTCTTGATTGGGCAGGCTTCAGCGATACATATCAAGGAAGAATATTGAATATAAATGAATCAATAGAAGAATTGAAGGAAAAGACAAATTTCATTCACTCAAATTTTCCAGGAATAAAATATGTTGTATATGTAGCACCTCTTGAAATGCAGACAATTGATAGCGACATGAATGAAGATGGAAAAGACGATGATGGAAAAAACAGCGCATATACAGATCATCCTGAATGGCTCCAGGTTGGAAAAGATGCAAGGAAGGCGGTTTTTTACGGCTGCCTGCCTGGCATGCCCTTCTGGGTGGATGAAAAAAGTGAGGATGTATGGCTTAGCCCGAGTAATAGAGAATATAAAAATATTGTATTAAATATAGCAAAAGAAATAGCAAATTTTGTTGATGGCGTATGGCTTGATGTTCCTCATTTATGTTTTGAATTTGGTGATGTATGGAAGGAGCAATGGTGCAGTCTTGATGAAGCAAGCATGAAAGATTTTTATAATGACACCGGCTTCATTCTTTCTCCTCCCCTTTCCCCAGATTGGAATAATTCCTCATGGCTTGCATTTGTTAAATGGAGATATAAACAAATAAACGATTTCGTAGGAGATTTTAATAAAGCGCTGAAGGAAGTAAATCCCAACTGCAAGCTAATTGTTGAGACATCTTCTTCAACTGTTTCATCTACTCAGCACGGAGTTGATTTAGAATTGCTTAATGGGGCATGCGATGCTATTTGCCATGAATACGGTGGTCCTTTTGAGGATTTGCAATACTATGGATGGATATATATGCTCGCTCATCTAAAATTATGGCATGATATTGACAAAAACTATTCATTTCTTCTTTCATATGTTGATGGAAATAATTTAAATCTTCTAAAATTCCACGCCGGAATAATTTTAGCATCATGCTATGATAACTATTATGCTTCTGGGGATGAAACAATGTCTGGGTATATCAATGAAAATTTCTTAAAAGAATTATTTAGATGGCTTAGCAATAATGATGATTATTTTTGTGGATGGAAAAATAATCCAGAAATTGCCCTAATTTTTTCAAGAAATACGCTTGATTATGCAGATAAAGGAAGCTGGGAAGGTTATGCATATCATGATGAAATTACTGGTTCAATAATGATGCTAATTCAATCAAACATACAATTTAAAGTGATAGATGAAAGAAATTTAGAAGAAATAAAAAAGTATAAGGCAGTTATTTTACCAGAATTTTCGTGCATGTCAGAAGAGCAAGCAAATATTTTAAGAGAATATGTTATGAATGGAGGAATTCTAATATCAACACATGAAACATCTCTTTATAATGAATATGGAATTAGAAGAGAAAATTTCCTTCTGAATGATTTATTTGGAGTTAATTTATCAGATATCGAAGAAAAAATTTACTTAAATGAATATGGAAAAGGAAAATCAATTTTTTATCCTTTGCCAGTTGGAAGATATTATATATGGGAGGCAAATCCATGGGAAGAAGAAGGAAATGAAATTGAGGCAGAGAAATGGAGGGGAAAATTCTTAGAATTAATTGAAAAAGCAAATGCCCCTCAGGATTTTGAAATATCGGGAAATGCTGTTGCTTTTAAATATGAAAAAGATGGAAGAGAAGAAATTAGGATAATAAATTTTGGTGGGTTAGAAGAAATTAGGATAAAAGGAAAAATAAAAGATGTAAAAATTTTGAATTTTATGGAGGAAATCATAGATGTTGAATTTTATGAAAATGGAAATGAAACTATAGTATATGGAAATTTCTCAAATCAATGCACTATTTTATATTCAAAAGATGAAGAGCTTTTCGTTGAAATTTTAAAACCATCAAAGGGTAAAATATATTTTATGGATAGAGAAATTGCAATAATAAATTCCGAAAAAGCAATAATAATAGGAAAAATTTATGTAGAAGTTACTACAAATGGAAATAAGGTTGAATTTTATTTGAATGATAAAATTGAATTTATTGATTATTCTCCTCCATTTGAATGGCTTCTTAGCAAAAATTGCTTTGGAAATTATGAAATAAAGGCAATATCTTATTTAAACGGGAGAAGTAAAGAAGATAGTTTATCAGCATTTATTCTTCAAATATCCTTTTAATCATCCATTCAGCATTGAATGGTATCTGGTCTTCATATCTCTGCCCAGTCCCTATGAAGTAGAGTGGCTTCTTTATTGAATATGCTATTGATATCGATGCCCCTCCTTTTGCATCCGCATCTACTTTTGATAATATCACCCCATCTATCCCAACTGCTTCATTAAATTTTCTTGCCTGCTCTATTGCATCATTTCCAACAAGTGCATCACCAACAAAAATTGTCATGTGCGGCTTTGCAACTCTCTTTATTTTCTTCATTTCCTCCATTAGATTTATATTTGTCTGCATTCTCCCAGCAGTGTCGATTAAAACAAAATCTTTGTGCCTCGCTTTTGCATGCCCTATCGCATCATACGCAACAGCAGCAGGATCGGCGCCAAAATCATGCTTTATCAACTTTGCTCCTACTTGCAAGGCATGCCTTTCAAGTTGCTCAATTGCGCCAGCCCTGAAAGTATCGCATGCCGCAATTACACAGCTGTAACCCATATTCTTCAACTGCCAAGCAAGTTTTGCTATTGCTGTTGTTTTTCCTGAGCCATTTACCCCAACAAATAAAATTATCACTGGTTTCTCAAATTTTTTAATTTCTTCAAAAAAATTTCCCTCGCTATTTTTCAATATCTTGTATATCGCATCTTCAATTATTTTACTCACTTCCTCCTTTGCCTCTTTCCTTGATAGACCGACCAAATTCCCTTTTATTTCTCTTTTAATTTCTTCTATAACTTCAAAAGCAACATCTGCCTCAATTAGCTCAATTTCAACCTGCCATAGCAATTCATCTACTTTCTTCTCACTTACTCCAAATAATCCCTTCTTTTTTTCTTCTTCAATAACTTCTTCTGCTTTCTTTAACTTTTTTTTAAGAAACTGGAACATCTTCTTTTTTAATCTTCTTTGAAATTTCGTTCATCCTGTCGCTCAATTCTTCCGCAAGATTTATCAATTTTTCCTCGCTCTTCATCAATTCCTCTATTTTTTTATTCAGAAAATCAATCGCTCCATTTGTTGATTTCTCTATAAATACCTTATCTCCTATACTCAATATAACCTTCTTTGTATTCTTTAGCGTTGTATATGCAAAAACATTTCCACCTATTGGCATAAGAATTTCCTTTCCTTCTTCCATTGATGCCATCTCTTGCAATGTTTCAATAGTCCTCCTGTATTCATTTATCATTCTTTCAATTACATCAATCTGTGCATATGTATTTTCAATTTCCTCCTGATGTCTCTGCAATAAATATATATTTTTTCTTAATTCTTCATCATTCATTCTTCCTATATCAATTTCTAATATATTTCATTTTCCGAAAGATGAAGTGCCTCTTCAATCCTCCCCATCTCAATTCCAGTTGTTTCGCTCCCAACAATTGCGCCATGCTCATTCGCAACAGCCCCCGCCCCCACAAATGGCATCCCGTGATTTACTGTGCCTATTTCCACCTCAACTCCAAGAACCTGCTCAATCAATTTTTTTTCCTCTTCCTTTATTTTTGGATGACATAAAACACCCTTATTTGTTGCTATCCCCAGCATTCCGACGGTATTGAGCCCAGCTATTGTTCCTTTCCTTACTTCCACTTTCATAATTTTTTCCAATTTTTTTATTGTGCTGTCCCCAATTAAAGGATGAACAATTGCTCCATAATCATTTGCAAGTATGTTATTTCCAGCAGCATTGAACTTATCTTTTAAAATAAATATTTCTCCATCGAATTTATCTTTGATTATTTCAATTTCTTCTTTTTCAATAAAATCCGTTACAACAATTGCATTTGAATTTATAACTGCAAGCGAGCCAATAATTGT
Coding sequences:
- a CDS encoding flippase-like domain-containing protein, whose amino-acid sequence is MKWKSIKKILPFFGLILFFYIVYDAGINEIFEIFKKVSPLAILISSILFIPRFFISTYKWMLICRKQAIETRYLYLIKINLIGLFYGSVTPLWIGDYIRAPYLMEESKRPIHACIINVFIDQIIELASLIFLALFSSILIYRKFPYFLPIFFSISLIILFLYFIFKEKSKKILSFFKFVIPEKFSSWISPDYIYNFPSISFFLLTIFIEILSYLIMFLQIYIISFSLNISIPFLDFVLIYSVASLVGIIPVTIAGFGTRESVLIYFFSFYGIDSASVIALSLSGYIITILIPALFGGIFSIRKNLKVD
- the pfdA gene encoding prefoldin subunit alpha; the protein is MNDEELRKNIYLLQRHQEEIENTYAQIDVIERMINEYRRTIETLQEMASMEEGKEILMPIGGNVFAYTTLKNTKKVILSIGDKVFIEKSTNGAIDFLNKKIEELMKSEEKLINLAEELSDRMNEISKKIKKEDVPVS
- the ftsY gene encoding signal recognition particle-docking protein FtsY, which translates into the protein MFQFLKKKLKKAEEVIEEEKKKGLFGVSEKKVDELLWQVEIELIEADVAFEVIEEIKREIKGNLVGLSRKEAKEEVSKIIEDAIYKILKNSEGNFFEEIKKFEKPVIILFVGVNGSGKTTAIAKLAWQLKNMGYSCVIAACDTFRAGAIEQLERHALQVGAKLIKHDFGADPAAVAYDAIGHAKARHKDFVLIDTAGRMQTNINLMEEMKKIKRVAKPHMTIFVGDALVGNDAIEQARKFNEAVGIDGVILSKVDADAKGGASISIAYSIKKPLYFIGTGQRYEDQIPFNAEWMIKRIFEE
- a CDS encoding PAS domain S-box protein; protein product: MKFRYKITIIMLAISIIPLIILPYILSERSGQEMRAQAEKNIATLVESKSEFYDFIFKYFRNKLENVVKLIEENWGKGKYYNLSYIWSVNGSYDSEEIKNFEFIKQAFELMERDENITLVYFGMENGLCFLSDSNFTKKLEEISNETGERFDYRKRIWYISAKENNSTLWSPLYIDANTGKLTTTISTPVLVNGEFVGVAGADLLLENIRDNILDINFAGYGYAILVEEDGDILVHPEYSEMGRKWNETFEEENIFNISGLKEIGDFIKNSSAGMKIIEMNGEKYYAFSHPIEEMKGSLIFLLQEKVITQIVSARTREYLGMFFCVLAAVIITSLVLSKNLTKSLEDLRNVTREASKGNLDIRAKTGGNDEISALSRDFNRMMEELSIYSKSLKESEEKYRGIFDESMDAIYISTYEGKFVDINNAGLKLLGYSRDEIFKINIDEIYEKSEDREKFKKEIAKRGFLKNYEVRLKRKDGKIIDCLVSAIKIEKDNKIYYQGIIKDITELKETRRLLDMYNSLIRHDIGNRNQIAAGCLELLGESDLSEEQKNLLDKAYENIMQSQKLLYKLSIVGRIGERELKKISLDDAIERSIEFHKNIAEEKGIKISFKKKMAFVIADELLENIFSNFIENSIIHSNCKNIEIDIDEENDYYIVRIRDDGKGISEDVAKRIFELGAKGKESKGSGLGLHLSKIIVEGYGGKIILKDAKRAEFEIYLKKA
- a CDS encoding beta-galactosidase trimerization domain-containing protein, which produces MKKLVAMLIILTIFPFKFKSHSINSDEGDEWLTNARILTPYSYNLSWEDAIKKAVENNANVILDWAGFSDTYQGRILNINESIEELKEKTNFIHSNFPGIKYVVYVAPLEMQTIDSDMNEDGKDDDGKNSAYTDHPEWLQVGKDARKAVFYGCLPGMPFWVDEKSEDVWLSPSNREYKNIVLNIAKEIANFVDGVWLDVPHLCFEFGDVWKEQWCSLDEASMKDFYNDTGFILSPPLSPDWNNSSWLAFVKWRYKQINDFVGDFNKALKEVNPNCKLIVETSSSTVSSTQHGVDLELLNGACDAICHEYGGPFEDLQYYGWIYMLAHLKLWHDIDKNYSFLLSYVDGNNLNLLKFHAGIILASCYDNYYASGDETMSGYINENFLKELFRWLSNNDDYFCGWKNNPEIALIFSRNTLDYADKGSWEGYAYHDEITGSIMMLIQSNIQFKVIDERNLEEIKKYKAVILPEFSCMSEEQANILREYVMNGGILISTHETSLYNEYGIRRENFLLNDLFGVNLSDIEEKIYLNEYGKGKSIFYPLPVGRYYIWEANPWEEEGNEIEAEKWRGKFLELIEKANAPQDFEISGNAVAFKYEKDGREEIRIINFGGLEEIRIKGKIKDVKILNFMEEIIDVEFYENGNETIVYGNFSNQCTILYSKDEELFVEILKPSKGKIYFMDREIAIINSEKAIIIGKIYVEVTTNGNKVEFYLNDKIEFIDYSPPFEWLLSKNCFGNYEIKAISYLNGRSKEDSLSAFILQISF
- a CDS encoding translation initiation factor IF-6 yields the protein MLKKIDFNGNPYLGIYCRVNNSIAFVQPFLPEKTKNDIEKILKVKAFELTIGSSTIIGSLAVINSNAIVVTDFIEKEEIEIIKDKFDGEIFILKDKFNAAGNNILANDYGAIVHPLIGDSTIKKLEKIMKVEVRKGTIAGLNTVGMLGIATNKGVLCHPKIKEEEKKLIEQVLGVEVEIGTVNHGMPFVGAGAVANEHGAIVGSETTGIEMGRIEEALHLSENEIY